Proteins co-encoded in one Betaproteobacteria bacterium genomic window:
- a CDS encoding FAD-binding protein: MVQPAVQANVEPAIEELRVLLGDRLSTSTGVRDHHSKDESWHIPHRPDAVAFPDSTEEVSKIVQICARHRTPVVAYGTGTSLEGAVIPEHGGVVIDLVNLDKVLQVNAEDLDVTVQARVTRKQLNEHIRDLGLFFPIDPGADASLGGMAATRASGTNAVRYGTMRENVLALTVVLADGRIIRTSRRARKSAAGYDLTRLFVGSEGTLGIITEVTLRLYGIPEAMAAAVCSFESLEGAIDTVIQTIQLGIPVARIELLDDVQMDSVNKFSKLDYPVKNTLFVEFHGTENGVKEQAELVQAIAQDNTGGEFKWATKPEERTQLWTARHDVTYANKALRPGCEIWATDVCVPISRLTECILETKKDLQESFLIAPLVGHVGDGNFHLGFLIDRNDPKEIAEAERLNERLVMRALALDGTCTGEHGIGLGKMKFLTAEHGDAVSVMREIKKALDPLGILNPGKIFTM; encoded by the coding sequence ATCGTGCAACCAGCCGTCCAGGCCAATGTAGAACCCGCCATCGAGGAGCTTCGCGTTCTTCTGGGCGACCGCCTATCCACCAGCACCGGCGTGCGCGACCATCACAGCAAGGACGAGTCGTGGCACATCCCGCATCGTCCCGATGCGGTCGCGTTCCCGGACTCCACCGAGGAAGTGTCCAAGATCGTGCAGATCTGCGCGCGGCACCGCACTCCCGTGGTGGCCTACGGCACGGGGACCTCCCTGGAAGGCGCTGTCATTCCGGAACACGGCGGCGTGGTCATCGACCTCGTCAATCTGGACAAGGTGCTGCAGGTGAACGCCGAGGATCTGGACGTCACGGTGCAGGCTCGCGTCACCCGCAAGCAGCTGAACGAGCACATTCGCGATCTGGGCCTGTTCTTTCCCATCGACCCGGGCGCGGATGCCTCCCTCGGCGGCATGGCAGCCACCCGAGCCTCCGGCACGAACGCCGTGCGCTACGGAACCATGCGCGAGAACGTGCTGGCGCTGACCGTGGTGCTGGCGGACGGGCGGATCATCCGCACGTCGCGGCGGGCCAGGAAATCGGCCGCCGGCTACGACCTCACGCGGCTGTTCGTGGGTTCGGAAGGCACGCTGGGCATCATCACCGAGGTGACGCTGCGCCTGTATGGAATTCCGGAAGCCATGGCCGCGGCCGTATGCTCGTTCGAGTCGCTGGAGGGCGCGATCGACACCGTCATCCAGACCATCCAGCTGGGCATCCCGGTCGCCCGCATCGAACTGCTGGACGACGTCCAGATGGATTCCGTGAACAAGTTTTCCAAGCTGGACTATCCGGTCAAGAACACCCTGTTCGTCGAGTTTCACGGCACGGAGAACGGCGTGAAGGAGCAGGCCGAGCTGGTCCAGGCCATCGCGCAGGACAATACCGGCGGGGAGTTCAAGTGGGCCACCAAGCCCGAGGAACGCACGCAGCTCTGGACCGCACGTCACGACGTGACCTACGCCAACAAGGCGCTGCGGCCCGGCTGCGAGATCTGGGCGACCGACGTATGCGTCCCGATCTCCCGTCTGACGGAGTGCATTCTCGAGACGAAAAAGGACTTGCAGGAGAGCTTCCTCATCGCGCCCCTGGTGGGACATGTCGGCGACGGCAACTTCCATCTGGGCTTTCTGATCGACCGCAATGATCCGAAAGAGATCGCGGAAGCGGAGCGCCTCAACGAACGTCTCGTCATGCGGGCGCTGGCGCTCGACGGAACGTGCACCGGCGAGCACGGGATCGGCCTGGGCAAGATGAAATTCCTCACCGCGGAACATGGCGATGCCGTGAGCGTGATGCGGGAAATCAAGAAGGCACTGGACCCGCTGGGCATCCTCAATCCGGGCAAGATCTTCACGATGTGA
- a CDS encoding ABC transporter ATP-binding protein produces MEPHAVAELSDIRFLWDASAAPVLDIERFMVGRGERLLLRGPSGSGKSTLLGILAGVLVPQRGDVRVLGADLRRLSGADRDRFRADHVGVIFQLFNLIPYLSVLDNVMLPCGFSPRRRAHASKAGSTIRDEAMRLLHRLDMDSPDLLDRPVTGLSVGQQQRVAAARALIGAPELVIADEPTSALDADRRAAFVDLLLDECAATGASVVFVSHDDHATHRFDRIVDLRQLNRPAA; encoded by the coding sequence ATGGAACCGCACGCCGTCGCCGAACTGTCGGATATCCGTTTTCTCTGGGATGCTTCGGCGGCGCCGGTCCTGGATATCGAACGTTTCATGGTCGGACGCGGCGAACGGCTGCTGCTCAGGGGGCCCAGCGGAAGCGGAAAGTCGACCCTGCTCGGCATACTCGCGGGCGTGCTGGTACCGCAGCGAGGCGACGTGCGTGTCCTCGGAGCCGATCTCCGGCGCTTGAGCGGCGCTGACCGGGACCGCTTCCGTGCCGACCACGTGGGCGTCATCTTCCAGCTCTTCAACCTGATTCCCTACCTGTCCGTGCTGGACAACGTGATGCTGCCCTGCGGTTTCTCGCCGCGCCGCCGCGCACACGCATCGAAGGCGGGAAGCACGATCAGGGATGAAGCCATGCGCCTTCTGCACAGGCTGGACATGGACTCGCCGGATCTGCTCGACCGGCCCGTGACCGGCCTCAGCGTGGGACAGCAGCAACGGGTGGCGGCTGCGCGCGCCCTCATCGGCGCCCCGGAACTGGTGATCGCCGACGAACCCACATCGGCGCTCGACGCGGATCGCCGTGCTGCCTTCGTCGATCTGCTGCTGGATGAGTGCGCCGCCACGGGCGCCTCGGTCGTTTTCGTGAGTCACGACGATCACGCGACCCACCGGTTCGACCGGATCGTCGATCTCCGGCAATTGAATCGCCCGGCGGCATGA
- a CDS encoding 2-dehydropantoate 2-reductase — MRMVIVGAGGVGGYFGARLAAAGEDVTFVARGAHLAAMRDGGLKVLSSLGDLTVSPVRATDDASSLGHADLVMIATKLWSTDESIESARPLMGPRSTIVSFQNGVQAEDKLIEAYGRERVLGGVANIAALIESPGVIRHNGTMALLQFGEFDGLRSARVESLEAACKRAGVDCKVPDDILKAIWEKFVFLASFSAMTTLTRLPAGPLREDPDTRALFRQLSDEVVAVGRARGIALASDATDAMLKRIDGLPGQMVASMQGDLIRGNRLELPWLSGDVVKMGEASGIPTPAHRFVYAALKLHADGKHPMAR; from the coding sequence ATGCGCATGGTCATTGTCGGCGCCGGGGGCGTCGGAGGTTATTTCGGAGCCAGGCTCGCGGCGGCGGGTGAAGACGTCACGTTCGTCGCACGGGGCGCCCATCTCGCGGCGATGCGCGACGGTGGGCTGAAGGTCCTTTCCAGCCTCGGAGATCTCACGGTGTCTCCGGTCAGGGCGACGGACGATGCATCGTCGCTCGGTCATGCCGACCTGGTGATGATTGCGACCAAGCTGTGGTCGACAGACGAGAGCATCGAATCTGCGCGCCCCCTGATGGGTCCCCGGTCCACCATCGTGTCTTTCCAGAACGGCGTTCAGGCCGAGGACAAGCTGATCGAGGCTTACGGGCGCGAACGCGTCCTGGGGGGTGTCGCAAACATCGCCGCGCTGATCGAGTCGCCCGGAGTCATCCGCCACAACGGCACCATGGCTCTCCTCCAGTTCGGGGAATTCGATGGCCTGCGCAGCGCGCGCGTGGAGTCGCTCGAAGCCGCGTGCAAGCGGGCCGGCGTGGACTGCAAGGTGCCGGATGACATCCTCAAGGCCATCTGGGAGAAGTTCGTCTTTCTTGCATCGTTTTCCGCCATGACCACCCTGACGCGGCTCCCCGCCGGCCCGTTGCGCGAAGACCCCGACACACGGGCCCTGTTCCGTCAGCTGTCCGACGAGGTCGTGGCCGTGGGACGCGCCCGCGGCATCGCTCTGGCCAGCGATGCCACGGACGCGATGCTGAAGCGGATCGACGGCCTTCCTGGCCAGATGGTGGCCTCCATGCAGGGCGACCTCATTCGCGGCAACCGGCTGGAACTGCCCTGGCTGTCGGGAGATGTCGTGAAGATGGGCGAGGCGTCCGGCATTCCCACACCGGCCCACCGGTTTGTGTATGCAGCCCTCAAGCTGCACGCCGACGGCAAGCATCCGATGGCGAGATAG
- a CDS encoding PEP-CTERM sorting domain-containing protein translates to MRALRPARRRRPPSRCVRCLPLAERRPTMFLKQALAAAVLATVAASPALAAIAETDAYTIEYDENTDFGFLNFTSGGTGVRGFGWDAFPSNAVASSIGGTDSLSLGMPTLTITAKEGWSLAEFIRGLSGGFYSETGAESATSVTITGSIAIDGGADEAFTTDATKNPIVDTPTFRLGNWEGNGQYNFSLAQKIVLSGLTFEFMADGTGGNAGIVGQQPGPRFDIGVVEAPIPEPETYALMALGLVAVGAAARRRKQQ, encoded by the coding sequence ATGCGCGCGTTGCGCCCCGCGCGACGGCGGCGGCCCCCATCCCGATGCGTCCGCTGCCTGCCTCTCGCAGAAAGGAGACCCACGATGTTCCTGAAACAAGCGCTCGCCGCCGCCGTGCTGGCCACGGTTGCCGCCAGTCCTGCTCTGGCAGCCATCGCCGAGACGGATGCGTACACGATCGAGTACGACGAAAACACCGACTTCGGCTTCCTCAACTTCACCAGCGGCGGCACCGGCGTTCGCGGATTCGGCTGGGACGCATTCCCGTCGAACGCGGTAGCCTCCTCCATCGGTGGCACGGACAGCCTCTCGCTCGGTATGCCCACCCTGACCATCACCGCCAAGGAAGGCTGGTCCCTGGCGGAATTCATCCGTGGCCTGTCGGGCGGGTTCTACAGCGAAACCGGTGCAGAATCCGCGACGAGCGTGACCATCACCGGCAGCATCGCCATCGACGGCGGCGCGGATGAAGCATTCACCACCGACGCCACCAAGAACCCCATCGTGGACACCCCCACGTTCCGCTTGGGGAACTGGGAAGGTAACGGGCAGTACAACTTCAGCCTCGCGCAGAAGATCGTCCTGAGCGGGCTGACCTTCGAGTTCATGGCGGACGGCACCGGCGGCAACGCGGGAATCGTGGGCCAGCAGCCCGGCCCCCGCTTCGACATCGGCGTGGTCGAAGCGCCGATCCCCGAGCCGGAAACCTATGCGCTGATGGCCCTGGGACTCGTGGCCGTGGGAGCAGCAGCGCGGCGGCGCAAGCAGCAGTGA
- the msrB gene encoding peptide-methionine (R)-S-oxide reductase MsrB, protein MTTYRKPDDAELRERLTAEQYKVTQHEATERAFHNAYWDNHRAGIYVDVVTGEPLFSSLDKFDSGTGWPSFTRPIEPANVVTREDRKLWMVRTEVRSRHGDSHLGHVFDDGPAPTGQRFCMNSAALRFVPVENLEAEGYGQYRALFEKGQP, encoded by the coding sequence ATGACAACCTACCGCAAACCCGACGACGCCGAGCTGCGAGAGCGGCTCACTGCCGAACAGTACAAGGTGACGCAGCACGAAGCGACGGAGCGGGCTTTCCACAATGCCTACTGGGACAACCACCGTGCGGGGATCTACGTGGACGTCGTCACGGGCGAACCGCTGTTCTCGTCGCTGGACAAATTCGATTCCGGCACCGGCTGGCCGAGCTTCACCCGGCCTATCGAGCCGGCCAACGTCGTGACGCGCGAGGACCGCAAGTTGTGGATGGTGCGCACCGAGGTGCGATCCCGTCACGGCGACTCGCATCTGGGCCACGTGTTCGACGACGGGCCGGCGCCCACGGGCCAGCGGTTTTGCATGAACTCGGCAGCCCTGCGATTCGTCCCCGTCGAGAACCTGGAAGCCGAGGGTTACGGCCAGTACCGAGCGTTGTTCGAGAAGGGCCAACCCTGA
- a CDS encoding toll/interleukin-1 receptor domain-containing protein: MNVFLSYRRGDAAGHAGRLAEALERTFGDAAVFQDIEAIAPGEDFADAIDRALSASGVLLVMIGRGWLGAADAEDGRGCNFPKISCGWRSRRDSLMALP; this comes from the coding sequence ATGAACGTCTTCCTGAGCTACCGCCGTGGAGATGCCGCAGGGCACGCAGGACGCCTTGCGGAGGCGCTCGAACGGACGTTCGGTGACGCTGCCGTGTTCCAGGACATCGAAGCCATCGCGCCGGGTGAAGACTTCGCGGACGCGATCGACCGGGCGTTGTCGGCAAGCGGCGTCCTGCTCGTCATGATCGGCCGTGGATGGCTCGGCGCGGCCGACGCGGAGGACGGCCGCGGCTGCAACTTCCCGAAGATTTCGTGCGGCTGGAGATCGAGAAGGGATTCGCTCATGGCATTGCCGTGA
- a CDS encoding ABC transporter permease, translating into MILRLAIASLLNRRLTAGLTVLSIALSVALLLAVERVREQARTSFADTVSGTDLIVGARTSPVHLLLFSVFRIGNPTNTMRWESHEWLMRRPEVAWTIPLSLGDSHRGYRVIGTSSSYFQRYRYASGRSLVFAQGGAFTQAQDAVLGAEVARRLGYSVGSKVVLAHGAGDVSFALHDERPFRISGVLAPTGTPVDRAVHVPLGGLDALHASTLGTDDDDPLAAALRSREAQATGSTAPASLSAVLVGLHKRGQALGLQRAVNEFDGEALTAILPGATLMEVWEIAGVAERALSAVSWMVVAVGLAGMLVALLTGLAERRREMAVLRSVGARPSHVFALMLCEAAMLTAAGIVAGAGTLQVLVASGRDWLERQLGLTVSAGWFSGHEIQLMLLVSAAGTIIGLVPAWRIYRQSLADGMIVRL; encoded by the coding sequence ATGATCCTCCGCCTTGCGATCGCGAGCCTTCTCAACCGCCGCCTGACCGCCGGATTGACCGTCCTGTCCATCGCGTTGTCGGTCGCCCTCCTCCTTGCGGTGGAACGCGTTCGCGAGCAGGCGCGAACGAGCTTCGCCGACACCGTTTCGGGCACGGACCTCATCGTGGGCGCACGCACGAGTCCGGTCCACCTGCTCCTCTTCTCGGTGTTCCGGATCGGGAATCCGACGAACACCATGCGATGGGAGAGTCACGAATGGTTGATGCGACGGCCCGAGGTCGCATGGACGATCCCCCTGTCGCTCGGCGACTCGCACCGCGGTTACCGCGTGATCGGCACCTCGTCCTCGTACTTCCAGAGGTACCGGTACGCCAGCGGACGTTCGCTCGTCTTCGCTCAAGGCGGCGCATTCACGCAAGCCCAGGACGCCGTGCTCGGGGCCGAGGTCGCCCGTCGGCTCGGGTACTCGGTGGGGAGCAAGGTCGTGCTGGCGCATGGCGCCGGCGATGTCTCGTTCGCGCTTCACGACGAACGCCCCTTCCGGATCTCCGGAGTGCTGGCCCCCACGGGCACGCCGGTCGATCGCGCCGTTCACGTGCCGCTCGGAGGGCTCGACGCCCTGCACGCGTCGACGCTCGGCACGGATGACGACGATCCCCTGGCCGCCGCCTTGCGTTCGCGCGAGGCGCAGGCGACAGGATCCACTGCGCCAGCATCCCTTTCCGCCGTGCTCGTGGGCCTGCACAAGCGCGGCCAGGCGCTCGGACTGCAGCGCGCGGTGAACGAATTCGACGGAGAAGCGCTCACCGCCATCCTGCCCGGTGCAACGCTCATGGAGGTGTGGGAGATCGCAGGCGTCGCAGAGCGCGCGCTTTCAGCCGTGTCCTGGATGGTGGTCGCCGTGGGACTGGCTGGAATGCTGGTGGCGCTGCTGACCGGCCTGGCCGAACGACGCCGCGAAATGGCCGTCTTGCGTTCCGTGGGCGCAAGGCCCTCCCACGTATTCGCGCTGATGCTGTGCGAGGCGGCGATGCTGACGGCTGCGGGCATCGTCGCGGGTGCCGGAACGCTGCAGGTGCTGGTGGCATCCGGACGTGACTGGCTGGAACGGCAGCTGGGACTCACGGTGAGTGCGGGATGGTTCTCCGGTCACGAGATCCAGCTCATGCTGCTCGTGTCCGCCGCGGGTACGATCATCGGACTCGTGCCCGCCTGGCGCATCTATCGCCAGTCGCTCGCCGACGGCATGATCGTACGACTTTGA
- a CDS encoding DUF3299 domain-containing protein, which yields MHRLLLSLLFWTTLAIGADTPRQLMWKDLAPRATVDNPFAHLARDQLQWLSDVVAIRDRKARGDKSLTASELSDEQTATRKLEKAGIDVEALLAKRREMAEQKKAGAHAPNAALDGAIVRLPGYVLPLEITGKQVTEFLLVPWVGACIHTPPPPANQIVHVKAETPFELTGGMFMPVWVTGRMSTGTLKKALTMIDGSSDIDVGYALRASRVEPYRE from the coding sequence ATGCACCGCCTGTTACTGAGTCTTCTCTTCTGGACGACGCTGGCCATCGGTGCGGATACGCCGCGTCAACTGATGTGGAAGGACCTCGCGCCGCGCGCCACCGTCGACAATCCGTTCGCCCACCTCGCCCGCGACCAGTTGCAATGGCTGTCGGACGTGGTTGCCATTCGCGACCGCAAGGCCCGCGGCGACAAGTCACTGACCGCCAGCGAGCTTTCGGACGAGCAGACAGCCACGCGCAAGCTGGAGAAGGCGGGCATCGACGTGGAGGCTCTGCTCGCGAAACGCCGCGAAATGGCCGAACAGAAGAAGGCCGGCGCCCACGCGCCCAATGCCGCGCTGGACGGTGCGATCGTGCGTCTTCCGGGTTACGTGCTGCCCCTGGAAATCACCGGCAAGCAGGTGACGGAGTTCCTCCTCGTGCCGTGGGTCGGCGCCTGCATCCACACGCCGCCACCGCCCGCGAACCAGATCGTCCACGTCAAGGCAGAGACACCCTTCGAACTGACGGGCGGGATGTTCATGCCGGTCTGGGTGACGGGCCGCATGAGCACGGGCACCCTGAAGAAGGCGCTCACGATGATCGACGGATCGTCCGACATCGACGTCGGCTACGCGCTGCGCGCAAGCCGGGTGGAACCGTATCGCGAGTGA
- a CDS encoding CHASE domain-containing protein codes for MTFQSFRRQLSRQFWVLPLICLCVTAGAWWIAHTHERDTKSQDFGHVADMVSDRMFNRLLQYEHLLRAARSFVMASREISPDKWITFVDGLHQDERLTGLRSLGFMDRVSRDGLSGHESRLRSVHGKEYHVWPDDGQPVFFPITLVAPSTGAARRVLGYDQSAEPVRERAMRQAIESGRLAVTRKVQLVQDGRPGLILFLPVFAADTGSHGKRVAGLVYGAVVLGDVVSSGLDAEAGTIALRIAHEDGTAVFDTGTKPHAPVVADTAPAVRRLSFGGQVWQVEMRRLAAPGEAIQDVPAIVILVAGLGVTVLVALGAWFYRVSLTRADADVEKALDDRESERKLLQGILDAIPDPIFVKDARHRWINVNLAFARLMGRTKGQLIGEDDRSVLDPVIAAQRLEEDRQVVESGTVMRLEQTNLRGGAEERWLLKTKAPLQLPDGTRGVAGILTDITELKGAQHEAMAARRFLDGILSAMPNPAYVKDREHRWILVNDAFCSLLGRRREELLGRTDHDILDGEFSDASWQEDDTLFATHGTITVEVRDAKGRWIFKTKKYVRLPDGSEYVVGNNLDIHDRKLAEQAAQKHRDELEETVRARTAELITARDSAESANRAKSEFLANMSHELRTPMHAILSFARIGLIKIRDQDVASGRIEQYLQRIELSGSRLLALLNDLLDLAKLESGHMRYDVTPNDIADVIRNVISELEVVARERGVHIVLDCETSDTKAEFDVMRLGQVVRNLLSNALKFTPAGRTIRISVSDGFLAAREDGAGAGRSALKVMVADEGIGIPAEELEAVFDKFIQSSKTKSGAGGTGLGLAISREIVLRHGGEIWAANGNGGGAVFTFVIPRSQATDEASGTFESPPESTRITATGRG; via the coding sequence ATGACGTTCCAGTCGTTCCGCCGCCAGCTGTCGCGCCAGTTCTGGGTCCTGCCCCTGATCTGCCTGTGCGTCACGGCGGGCGCGTGGTGGATCGCGCATACCCACGAAAGGGACACGAAAAGCCAGGACTTCGGCCACGTCGCGGACATGGTGTCCGACCGGATGTTCAACCGGCTGCTCCAGTACGAGCATCTTCTGCGCGCTGCGCGGAGCTTCGTCATGGCGAGCCGGGAGATCTCGCCCGACAAATGGATCACGTTCGTGGATGGACTCCACCAGGACGAGCGCCTCACCGGCCTGAGGTCCCTGGGCTTCATGGACCGGGTTTCCCGGGACGGCCTGTCAGGACACGAATCGCGGCTGCGCTCCGTTCATGGCAAGGAATATCACGTCTGGCCCGACGACGGTCAACCCGTGTTCTTTCCCATCACGCTGGTTGCCCCGTCGACGGGAGCGGCGCGCCGCGTCCTGGGGTACGACCAGAGCGCAGAACCGGTGCGGGAACGGGCCATGCGGCAGGCCATCGAATCAGGCCGGCTCGCGGTCACCCGCAAGGTGCAACTGGTACAGGATGGGCGCCCGGGTCTCATCCTCTTTCTGCCGGTCTTCGCAGCGGACACCGGCAGCCACGGAAAACGCGTGGCCGGGCTGGTCTACGGCGCCGTCGTCCTGGGCGACGTGGTGAGCAGCGGCCTGGATGCCGAGGCGGGCACGATTGCGCTTCGCATCGCTCACGAAGACGGGACGGCCGTCTTCGATACGGGCACCAAGCCGCACGCGCCGGTCGTCGCGGACACTGCGCCGGCCGTTCGCCGTCTCAGCTTCGGCGGGCAGGTCTGGCAGGTCGAGATGCGACGGCTGGCAGCGCCCGGCGAAGCCATTCAGGACGTTCCCGCCATCGTCATCCTGGTGGCCGGTCTTGGGGTCACCGTGCTCGTCGCCCTCGGCGCGTGGTTCTATCGTGTCTCGCTCACGCGCGCAGATGCCGATGTCGAGAAGGCGCTCGACGACCGGGAATCGGAGCGCAAGCTGCTGCAGGGCATCCTGGATGCGATCCCCGATCCCATTTTCGTCAAGGATGCAAGGCACCGCTGGATCAACGTCAATCTCGCCTTCGCCCGGCTGATGGGTAGAACGAAGGGCCAGTTGATCGGCGAGGACGACCGGTCGGTGCTGGACCCCGTCATTGCGGCCCAGCGTCTGGAAGAGGACCGTCAGGTCGTCGAATCCGGCACCGTGATGCGCCTGGAGCAGACCAATCTGCGTGGCGGTGCGGAGGAGCGCTGGCTGCTCAAGACCAAGGCACCGCTGCAGCTTCCCGATGGCACCCGCGGCGTCGCGGGCATTCTCACCGACATCACCGAACTCAAGGGTGCGCAGCACGAAGCCATGGCGGCCCGGCGCTTTCTCGACGGCATTCTGAGCGCCATGCCCAATCCTGCCTATGTGAAGGATCGGGAGCACAGGTGGATCCTGGTGAACGATGCGTTCTGCTCGCTGCTCGGCCGCCGGCGGGAAGAGTTGCTCGGCCGCACCGATCACGACATTCTCGACGGCGAGTTTTCCGATGCGTCGTGGCAGGAGGACGACACGCTCTTCGCTACCCACGGCACCATCACCGTGGAAGTGCGCGACGCCAAGGGCCGCTGGATATTCAAGACCAAGAAGTACGTGCGGTTGCCCGACGGAAGCGAATACGTCGTTGGCAACAATCTGGACATCCACGACCGCAAGCTCGCGGAGCAGGCGGCGCAGAAGCACCGGGATGAACTGGAGGAGACGGTACGCGCCAGGACTGCCGAGCTGATCACCGCCAGGGACTCGGCCGAGTCCGCCAACCGGGCGAAGTCCGAATTCCTCGCCAACATGTCGCACGAACTGCGCACGCCCATGCACGCCATTCTGTCCTTTGCCCGCATCGGGCTCATCAAGATCCGGGACCAGGACGTCGCGAGCGGACGCATCGAACAGTACCTGCAGCGGATCGAACTGAGCGGAAGCCGTCTGTTGGCTCTGCTCAACGACCTGCTGGATCTCGCGAAGCTGGAATCAGGGCACATGAGGTACGACGTCACGCCCAACGACATCGCGGACGTGATTCGCAACGTCATCTCGGAACTGGAGGTGGTCGCCCGCGAACGCGGTGTTCACATCGTGCTGGATTGCGAAACCTCCGACACGAAAGCCGAGTTCGACGTGATGCGGTTAGGCCAGGTCGTCCGCAATCTGCTGTCCAACGCGCTCAAGTTCACGCCGGCGGGCAGGACCATCCGCATTTCCGTCTCCGACGGATTCCTTGCAGCGCGGGAAGATGGCGCAGGTGCCGGGCGATCCGCGCTCAAGGTGATGGTCGCGGACGAGGGCATCGGCATCCCGGCAGAGGAACTGGAAGCCGTGTTCGACAAGTTCATCCAGAGCAGCAAGACCAAGAGCGGCGCAGGCGGCACCGGACTGGGGCTTGCCATCTCGCGCGAGATCGTCCTCCGTCACGGCGGAGAAATCTGGGCGGCCAACGGTAACGGCGGCGGCGCGGTGTTCACGTTCGTGATTCCACGCAGTCAGGCCACCGACGAAGCTTCCGGTACCTTCGAGAGCCCGCCGGAGTCGACGAGAATCACCGCGACCGGTCGAGGTTGA
- a CDS encoding CoA transferase has product MAGPLSGVKILDLTTVVMGPFATQILAELGADVIKVEPPEGDNMRDVGPMKSRRMGHLFMHLNRGKRNIVLDLKQPDGLEAMLRLVRDADVLVYNVRPQAMARLGLSYESVKAVNPRILYVGAYGYSQSGPYAPKAAYDDLIQGITGLAWLNARDGAQPPSYVPVNMADRLTGLHLVYAVTAALFARERTGAGQSVEVPMFESVAHFVLGDHLAGMSYAPPIGGTGYARLAHRRPYATRDGHLCVLVYNDKQWRAFLQAIGRPDLIDDGRFASHGQRAQHIAEVYEFLAGILKQRTTGEWVALLESIDIPVAPMHTVADLLEDPHLQATGFIEREAHPTEGEVFAPRTPTGWSATPPGERSPAARHGEHSEEVLREAGYSEHEVASMLERRVIRRAQD; this is encoded by the coding sequence ATGGCCGGTCCGCTTTCCGGGGTCAAGATCCTCGATCTCACCACTGTCGTGATGGGACCGTTCGCCACCCAGATCCTCGCGGAACTGGGGGCGGACGTCATCAAGGTCGAGCCGCCCGAAGGCGACAACATGCGCGACGTCGGGCCGATGAAATCGCGACGCATGGGGCATCTCTTCATGCATCTGAACCGCGGCAAGCGCAACATCGTGCTGGATCTCAAGCAACCCGACGGGCTCGAGGCGATGCTGCGTCTGGTGCGGGACGCGGATGTCCTGGTCTACAACGTGCGCCCGCAAGCCATGGCGCGCCTGGGTTTGTCCTACGAATCCGTGAAGGCCGTGAATCCGCGCATCCTTTACGTGGGTGCCTACGGCTACTCGCAGAGCGGTCCCTATGCTCCGAAGGCGGCCTACGACGACCTGATCCAGGGCATCACCGGTCTTGCCTGGCTGAACGCGCGCGACGGGGCACAGCCGCCCAGCTACGTACCGGTGAACATGGCCGACCGGCTGACCGGCCTGCACCTCGTCTACGCGGTGACCGCGGCGCTGTTCGCGCGCGAACGGACGGGGGCAGGCCAGTCCGTGGAAGTGCCCATGTTCGAGTCGGTCGCCCACTTCGTGCTGGGCGATCACCTGGCGGGAATGTCCTACGCGCCCCCGATCGGCGGGACGGGCTATGCCCGGCTCGCGCACCGGCGGCCCTACGCGACCCGCGACGGGCACCTGTGCGTGCTGGTCTACAACGACAAGCAGTGGCGTGCGTTCCTCCAGGCGATCGGCCGGCCGGATCTCATCGACGACGGACGCTTCGCCTCCCATGGCCAGCGCGCCCAGCACATTGCTGAGGTATACGAATTCCTCGCCGGCATCCTGAAGCAGCGCACGACCGGGGAGTGGGTCGCGCTGCTCGAGTCCATCGACATTCCCGTGGCACCGATGCACACGGTTGCCGATCTGCTCGAAGATCCGCATCTGCAAGCCACCGGTTTTATTGAACGCGAGGCGCATCCGACCGAAGGTGAAGTATTCGCTCCGCGCACGCCCACCGGATGGTCCGCCACGCCCCCCGGCGAACGCTCGCCCGCGGCACGGCATGGCGAGCATTCGGAGGAGGTTCTCCGCGAGGCCGGCTACTCGGAGCACGAAGTCGCCTCGATGCTGGAGCGGCGCGTGATCCGCCGCGCCCAGGACTGA